In the Endozoicomonas sp. SCSIO W0465 genome, GGTTACGGCCTGGTGATCTGGCACAGCATGTCACTTCCTGTGGATAGCCCGCCAGGATTTCCCTGGTGGCTGCTGGTGCCACTATTGGCCGGACTCCGCTACGGTGTGGTGTATGCGCTGGTGCCCGTTTTGCTGCAGGCCGTTATCCTGCCGCTTTTGCCCCTGGCCGTACCGTTTTATCAGACACTGCCTGATAACTGGTTGCCAGGGATGCTGGTGCTGGCGGTGGTGTCTGGCGAGTTTCGTGAAATCTGGGGGCGACGCCTGGGTCAGCACCGGGCCATCCGGGACTACTGTCAGCAACAACTGCAAACGTTTGTTCACGATTATAATCTGCTGCAGTACGCCCACGGTGAACTGGAAAAATCAGCGTCGCTGGCAGAGCCTTCGTTGCTGACAAAAATGGCAGCGGTCAAACACCGGTTGGTTATACAGTCGTCTGACCAGCCCATGGTCGCCATTGCTGAGGAAATAATGGCAGTGCTCAGTGAATACGGGCATATTGGTGAGGGTTGCCTGCTCTATGTCAATGACAGTGGTCAATGCACAGAGACAGTACTGGCATATTGTGGTCAGCGTGGGCCCTTTTTTGCTGATGATCCACTCATCCAGCAGGGATTGAAAAAACGACAGCCGATAATGGTTGATCTGATAGCCTTTAGCAACAGTGATCCGGAACACATGGATCTGCAACACAGCCGAGCGCTGATGGCCATTCCCATGGTGGCCAGTGATGGGCGGATTCCGGCCGTGCTGGCCATTTACCAGACTGACCCGGACAACCTGTCAGCCTCGTATCTTTCCTTTATCAGCCTGATCGCCGGTTATCTTGCCGACGCATTGTTGCCTGTTACTGATGAAGCACTGACCATGGCAGAGTTCCCCTTACTGGTTGCCGACGACCCTGCCCACCGTCGTTTTCTCGTCCAGTTGCAATATTGTTGCCGGTTTGCCAGGGTTCATAACTGAAGTTACGCAGCTAACAGCTCTCTCAGCTGCCCCAACGAAGCTTTCAGCCCTGCCATATAGATTTTGGCTCTGAGCTGAAAGTGATTCAGATTTACTTTCAATGACAATACTTCCAACCTGAAGGCTGAGTAAATTGAAAGAAAGATATGATTACTCTGTGTTCTCACAGTATGCGCCGGTGACTTGGCCATTGACGCATTCGATTTCAGCGTTTTATGGAAGACCTCGACTTTCCACCGTTTCTCGTAGATTGCCTTGAGAGTCTCGGCATCACAGTCAAGATCGCTGCAAACCAGATAGAGAATGCCTGTGCTTCCGTCTTTGTTTTTAAAGACCTGACGGTATAGCAGAACAGGGAAATCGACACCTGCTATCCACCCTTGTACAGGCTTATCTTCTGAAAAATCAACAGTATCTATACGCTGTGAACGGCCTTGTAATTTGTCGTCCAGACTGAGGGATACCTTGCGGTTTGACTTCATCGCCATCAGGAAATGTTTATTACAGTCGTGTCGAATAAACATCATATTGTCGTTTGAGCAAAACCAGCTATCTGCAAGGACATAGCGGAACATAAGCTGGTTATGGCAGCAAATCATCAGCATCTCCCGCATCATTTCATTTTTGGTTTGCTCTGCATATCGTCTTACCTTTTTTGTCTTCAAGTCGGTGTACAGGATGGTTTTCTCGATCAATTTATAGGCGACAGGAATCGACGCATCTCCGGCATGGTAGTGTGCATTGAGCAGATTTATACCTTTCACGGTGCGATTTTTTGTATGATCAAAATGCCAGGTGTTCAGGGCATTCTCTTTGCTGAACTGCTTTTCCTGAATCGTATCGTCAAAGATCAAAACCCCATCACTGCACTCAACCTGTCGCACGACGGGTTTAACGTAAAGCCATAAGTCACGACTGGTAAACTCATTGTTTGAAAGCAATCGGGTGAATTGGTCATGACTGTAGACATTATCCAAAAGCTCTGACACTCCCGTTGCAGTGGTCTTCCCAGACGACGACAACAGGTAGTCAGAATAAAGTTCTATGAGATCATTTTTCATGCCACCAATAATGGCTGATTTTCAGCAAGGTGCGTAACTTGAGTTCATAAACTGGAAAGTCTGCTGTTGGTTTTTCAGTCTGAAAACCACCAGCATATTGCTGCCCTGGGTCGGGCGTTGTCAAACTTTGCTGAGCCTATGAGTAGTCAATTGCCACTGTCAGCGACCGCTGACGGTGAACATCTCTTGTACTGGTTGCTCCCGATCAAACACGCTGGCTTTACCAGGCAGGTGACGGCGCAACTACCGCAATGGTTAGCCCAAAATAGCGCAGGGCTGACACTTGCCCAGCCGTTTGAGATGCAGGCTTATGCTTTTTTGCCGGGGCAAAAACGTGCTGAAAAGCTCAATAACAGCCAATGCATCGTCGTACCAGCCACGCCCACCACAACGCCCACCAAGACTTCCACCACAACGCTCACCAGCGCAGCAGAGGTCGGTAATGTTTCCTAAGGTGCTATTACTGACCGCTATTCTTGTGGAGATGGTTCTGCTGTTGGTCGCCCTGTTACTGATGACCACAGACGTATCAAATAGCCTGCTGGCTCTCTTGTTGGTTGCTCATATCGTCACCTGTGTCATTTATATCAATGGGCTGGAAGCCGTACTGCCTGAAAAGTTACGTAACCGACCAGTAAAAGAGAAATCAGGGCTGTTTCTGTTCGGTTTTTTATCCCCGTATTGAGCCAGATCGCATGTGTGTTGATGTTTATGTTGATGGGGCGATCAGGGAACCGGCAAAAAAACCGGCTGTTCAGTTATGGTAACCTGCCAGAGTTACCCATGCGGTCGCGACTCACTGAAAATGGCAGGCAGACAGACCTACTGCTAGTCAGTGCCAATCTTGAAGAAACGTTACATGATGCATCCCAGGATGCGCAGCGGATTGATGACCGTGTCCGTGCCATTATGTCAATCCGTCATCTTAACCACCACAGGGCTGTCCGGCTGCTCAGGGAAGCACTGAAGGATCCGGCAGATGACGTACGACTGTTGGCGTATTCAATCTTAAGCCACCGGGAAAAATTGATTCAGCAGGAAATTGCCAGCCTGAAGTCCGGACTCAGCCATCAGCATACCCATTACCAGATCAGCTTATTAAAGAGACTGGCACAACTGCACTGGCAACTGGTTGACCAGTCCCTGTTGCACGATAACGAGGCCAGGCAATTGGCAGCGGATCAGGCATGCCAGTTCGCCAACAGTGTATTACAGCAAGGCCATGATCCTGATATGCAGCTGTTGCTGGCCCGTTATTATCTGTGGCAAGAGACACCGGAGTCGGCCCGTTTCCATCTCCTGCAGCCTGGCAATGACGGAAGTAGCGAACGAAACACCCGCCCTAGCCAGTTCCTCCACCGGGAATGGGGACAATTATTTATGGCTCTGCGGCAACCGGAGCCCGTAGCCCAGGTGCCGATCAATTTTGGGCTTCAGTCCACTTCTTCCGAGGATGCTTCCCTTGAACCAGCAGACAGTTGATGTACTTTTCCTGTTGGAAGGCACTTACCCCTTTGTTCGTGGTGGCGTTTCCAGCTGGATTCACGAAATGATCAAGGCATCCCCCGAGATCCGCTTTGGGATTATGTTTATTGGTGGCTCACCGGAACAGAACACCGTGCAGTATTATCAGCTTCCTGATAATGTCGTTTACTTTACCACCTGGTTTCTCAGTCAATCGGCCGGGCAAAACCCCGACAGGGTCGCCACCGCTGATCCTGATACCTTCGAGGGTGTGGAGGCGTTTCATCATCAGCTTAAGGCGTGGCATCCGGCCGATGGCAGCCCGGATATCATGCCCTGGGTCTGTCAGGCGCTCAGCACTGGTGATCATCTGAATCATGGCAGTTTTCTGCACAGCCACCATGCCATGAATATGGTGAATGAACTCTACCGGGAATACAGCACAGAAGCGTCTTATCTTACTGAAGTTACGCAGCTAACAGCTCTCTCAGCTGCCCCAACGAAGCTTTCAGCCCTGCCATATAGATTTTGTTCTGAGCTGAAAGTGATTCAGATTTACTTTCAATGACAATACTTCCAACCTGAAGGCTGAGTAAATTGAAAGAAAGATATGATTACTCTGTGTTCTCACAGTATGCGCCGGTGACTTGGCCATTGACGCATTCGATTTCAGCGTTTTATGGAAGACCTCGACTTTCCACCGTTTCTCGTAGATTGCCTTGAGAGTCTCGGCATCACAGTCAAGATCGCTGCAAACCAGATAGAGAATGCCTGTGCTTCCGTCTTTGTTTTTAAAGACCTGACGGTATAGCAGAACAGGGAAATCGACACCTGCTATCCACCCTTGTACAGGCTTATCTTCTGAAAAATCAACAGTATCTATACGCTGTGAACGGCCTTGTAATTTGTCGTCCAGACTGAGGGATACCTTGCGGTTTGACTTCATCGCCATCAGGAAATGTTTATTACAGTCGTGTCGAATAAACATCATATTGTCGTTTGAGCAAAACCAGCTATCTGCAAGGACATAGCGGAACATAAGCTGGTTATGGCAGCAAATCATCAGCATCTCCCGCATCATTTCATTTTTGGTTTGCTCTGCATATCGTCTTACCTTTTTTGTCTTCAAGTCGGTGTACAGGATGGTTTTCTCGATCAATTTATAGGCGACAGGAATCGACGCATCTCCGGCATGGTAGTGTGCATTGAGCAGATTTATACCTTTCACGGTGCGATTTTTTGTATGATCAAAATGCCAGGTGTTCAGGGCATTCTCTTTGCTGAACTGCTTTTCCTGAATCGTATCGTCAAAGATCAAAACCCCATCACTGCACTCAACCTGTCGCACGACGGGTTTAACGTAAAGCCATAAGTCACGACTGGTAAACTCATTGTTTGAAAGCAATCGGGTGAATTGGTCATGACTGTAGACATTATCCAAAAGCTCTGACACTCCCGTTGCAGTGGTCTTCCCAGACGACGACAACAGGTAGTCAGAATAAAGTTCTATGAGATCATTTTTCATGCCACCAATAATGGCTGATTTTCAGCAAGGTGCGTAACTTGAGTGGCTCTTTTCGTATTGCAGACTGCTGATTTCATAAATCAGGCTGGAATCCTCCTGTGGCAGGGCTTGGCAATATTTAGCCAGCAGTTTCCTGAAGGCATTGTATATCAAGGCCTTTGGCCAATTTTCATTGCAGAGCAGTCTGTAACCCGAAAAGAGCCACTTGAGTTATCTTAATTACTTCTGGACTGTGCGCTCCATGCATGCCCCGCTGTTTACCCTGGCCAAAGCGGCAGCCAAGGCACCGCACTGCCAGGTGATCCATTCACTGTCAACGGGTTATGCCGGTTTTCTCGCTACCCTGATCAAGCAACAGAGACCACAAGTGTACCTTTTGCTCAGTGAACACGGCATCTATACCAAGGAGCGTAAAATCGAACTGGCCCAGGCCCAGTGGATTGAAGACCGGACCATACCCAGTTATACCGGCCTTGATCACAGCACTGGCTATATCCGTAATTTGTGGGTTCATTTTTTTGAATTCCTTGGCAAGGCAACCTACGATGCTGCCGATCACATCACCTGTCTGTATGGCGGTAACCGTCAGCGGCAGATTGCTGAAGGTGCCCCGGCGGAAAAGATCACCATTATTCCTAACGGCATCGCGGAGGGGCGCTTTCAGGATGCATTACGCAGAAGGCCACATGTGATACCACACGTCATTGGCCTGGCCGGACGCATTGTGCCGATCAAGGATGTCAAAACCTTTATCCGTGCCATCGATATTGCCCGTCATAGCACGCCCGATGTTGAAGGCTGGATCATCGGCCCGCTGGAGGAGGACCCTGATTACGTGCAGGAGTGTGTCAACCTGGTGACCCAATTGCAGCTGGGGCATCACATCCGTTTCTGTGGTTTCCAGTCATTGCCGGATATCTTCCACCAACTGGGCGTGCTGGTGCTGACATCCATCAGCGAAGCGCTGCCACTGGTGGTGCTCGAAGGGTTTGCGGCTGGTATCCCCAGTGTTTGCACCGATGTGGGCGGTTGCCGTGAACTGGTATTGGGTGGTTCCCATCCGGAAGATCAGGCCATCGGGGCTGCCGGTGATATTGTCGGGATTGCTGATCCCCGGGCCGTGGCCGATGCCTGTACCCGGTTGCTTACTGATTCAGAACGCTGGTATACGGCACAGGCCGCCGCACTGGCCCGTGTCCATCGCTGGTACACCGATGGACAGATGTTTGCCAGATATCATGAACTCTATCAGCAGGGTATGGAACGGCACGCTGTTCAGGCACTGTCTGTTCCGGCATCGGCTTGCCAGGAGAGGTGTTAAATGGCAGGCATCGGCTTTACGCTACAGCGCATGCTGGACCGTGGCAGTTATACGGCGACAGCACAGGCCTACAGTTATGCCGGACTGATCAGCTCCGGCCCCTGGGTATTGTCTATTCTGAGCATTCTGGTGGTTGGGTTGATAAGCCAGGACAATCATCTGCTATCCGCCCATCTCACCTACTATCTGGTCACCGTCACCTATATGATGTGCGGTTCTTTGATACTCACCGGTGGCGTGCAACTGTTGTTTACCCGGTTCGTGTCGGACCGGATGTACGAAAAACGTCATTCAGTGATTACCGGAAACCTGATGGGCCTGCTGATGCTAATCACGCTGGTTTCCGGTGTTCTGGGTACGTTGTTGACCCCTGTCCTGTTCTTCGATCGGGACACATTCTTTCGGGTATTGGTGACCGCCTGTTTTGTGGTGCTGTGCAACTTCTGGATCGTACTGGTCTTTCTTTCCGCCCTGAAATCCTACAACCGCATTGTTATGACCATGGGGGCCGGGTATGTTGGCATTGTGTTACTGTCGTTACTGCTGAACAGACTGGGCGGACATGGACTTCTGCTGGCTTTCTTTACCGGTAAATGCTTCATGTTATTGGCTTTCTTGCTGGATATTGCCCGGCACTTCAGCACCGATCGGTTACAGTCGTTTGAATTCCTGACGCCTGCCAAAGTGCACTCATCGCTGCTCCTGACAGGAACGATATACTCTCTGGCGTTGTGCTGACTCTTGATCACATCTCTCCAGCGCTGAACTGCCGGGCTATCTGCCAGGTTTTTACCCGATCCTGCAATTTCGCCCAGCCTTCCCATACCACTAACCAGCCGGGCTGCCCTGTATGCTTTGAATCACCCCAACCACCAAGCCGAGCAATCGTTTGAAGCAGCCAAGTGACTGTTGGCGGCTTATCGGGCAACGCTTTTTTTTCATAGGTTAGCCAGAGAACCTGCCATTCATCATCACTGACCACCTCATTCGCGAGTGTTTTTTCACTCCAAAGCTTTCTGTCTTTGTGCTGCCTGTCATTCGGTAACATTAATGCTTCACGGATTTGCATTAGTCTGACAGCGACAAACATTAATATGACCGCAAGTCGTTCAATGTTATCCGGAGATTGCAGACGAAGCCTTTCTACTCCTGCTCCCGATTTCCAAGCCTTATGGAACTCTTCTATTCGCCATCGGAGCTCGTAAAATCGAATGATAGAGCGACAGTCTTCGAATGTTTCAATATCTTCAGTTGTCAATAGTACCAGTGCAAACGGTCTTCGGAGTCATTGCCAATCTCTTCAGCCGACACAATATTCATAGTTACCGGTTCCGGCCTGCCGCCTGGCCTTTGCGGCGCCTGTATTGTCATCTTCTTTCTTTTGACCTGCAGCGTTGCCTTTCGCTTCTTTCTACCTCCTTTTTGAGGAACCACTATCGTATATTTCCCCAACACTTCAGTCTGAGCTAAGGAATCAAATAATAAGAGTTCGCCATCCACCAGGATTCTGTTTTGTGTAGCTCTTACAACAAACCGCTGTCGGTTATCCAGTTTGTAGTGCATATATTCGTATATATCCGCCTCCCGGTCGCAAACACTGATGATGTCAGGCATTTTACCCCCCATCCTTTGTTCTGTGTTTTCAGAGGCTCTTTGCCACTTAAAGCTTTCCTTTCCCTCGTAAGGTAGCTGACGACGTTGGTTCTTTTTCCCCCGCTGAACGTCCTCTCTAACCCATCGTTCTTGATCAATAAGCCCAATGCTTCGCTCTGTATCCGCATCAACCAAGAAGACAGAGTGGACGTGGAATCCTCTGGTTTTAGAGCCTTCAGGACCTCCAAGATCACCAAGCTCGGATCTGACAGCATGTTTATAACCCAGGGTTGTTGTATCTTCGAGAGCCAGAAGTAGGCGAGACTGTCTCGCTATTTTGGCAGTTGCCTGAAAGCCTGCCTCAGCTATTGCTTCAGGCTTTACGGCCTCATTCTCAATCAGCCGGTAAGCTCCAGTTACCAGTGCGGTATAACCTTCGCATGAAGATGACAAAGAATTACCGGTATGAGCTGAAAGCTCGGCAGCAACTTTGACAAGTCGTTTTGTACGTCGAGTATCGCCCAAATCAGCACATCCAAAAGTTAGTTCTGACCATGGTTTAGGAGAAAGTGGAAGCATGACCTGTTTTATCAGTGAGAAATGATAGAACAAGGTAGCTATTTGTGATCAAGAGACAGGGCGTTGTGGGCGGATAAAATCATCTTCTGGCTGACACCACAGACGTCATCCGCCGTGGCCGGTCTGTTGCGCTCATCGGTGATCTACGATTTGCCGATGTTTCTGGCCTATCTGACCATGATTCCGGGCATGGCGGTCTTTTTTATCCGGTTCGAGACCGACTTTGCCAGGAGTTACCACGACTACTTCGGCGCGATTCTTGGCCATCAGCCATTGGACACGCTTTACCAATACAAACGGGAAATGATTGCCGCTGTTGCCCGGGGGCTGTACGCCATCGTCAAGGTCCAGAGCGTGGCTATTGTGGTTTTGTTTCTCTGGAGCCAGGACATTCTGGTGTTTCTGGGCATCTCACCCCACTACCAGGCGCTGCTGGAGGTGAACATGATCAGCGTCGGTCTGCAGGTGGTATTGATGGCCATTATGAGCGTGTTCTTTTACCTGGATAAACGTCGGGATGCGCTCAACCTTGCGATAGTGTTTCTGGTTACCAATATTGTCGGTACGCAGATAACGATCTGGCTGGACCCCTCCACCTACGGCTATGGCCTGTTGTTTTCGACAGCCATCACGACGTTGATTGGATTAGCCCGGTTAAACCAGATTCTGATTCATCTTCAATTTGAAACGTTCATGCAACGGGCGTGACAGGGGTTGGGTAGTGAGTCAGAGATGATATGAACAAAACTGCTCAAACTTCAATATCCTCGACTTTAGAGTCTGTATAAAACGATAATTCGGTCAGCTTTTTATAGTGAAGCAAGCCGAAATCAGTGAACTGTTTTTCCAAGTTCGTTATTACTTCCGTTTTTTGCCTAAAAGCCTTTAGTTATGCTGCTTCTGAATTATCCGGTATTAACTGGTCGATCAGATCGCGAAAATTGAACTCATATTTTTGCTTATATCTGTTCCAGCCCTTGCGAATAGAGAACCTCGGAATAATTCCTGAAAGAGCAATTTTCATCATGCCTGCAGTGGTTGTATCCGGGCTTCTCCAGGGTATCCGAGAAATATTCAGACATGCCTGATTTTTACAAACGGTTAATAACTGCAATAATGCATAGCCTGCCATTTTCAAATGCATCCATCGAAGCAGTGTTCGCAATTTCTGCTGCCATAAATGGCAACAGCCAAAAGCATGTTTGAGTTGGTGAAACATTGGCTCTACCGGCCATCTCCGGGAATAGGCACGAAGCACCTCCAGTCCCTCAAGTTCCGGATTGGTCGAGATGAATATTCTGCTTTCGGTCAGACCTTTGTCATTTTCAAAGCGACTCCAGACGACGCGTACTTCACGACCTTTAAGGAATCTGGCGCGACAGATCAGGGTACGATAACGTATTTTGCGAAATTTGCCGTACATCCATACTGTTGCTTTTTCTTCCGGCAGTTTCTTAACCTGTTCTGTCGTCATCTTGATGCCGTACTTTTTTGGGCGCCCTCGCTTCTTTACGGTGGGTGCTGGCGGCAAAGCATAGAGGGCCCGATTTGAAGGTATCTGACCAACAACTTCTATGTTCATTTCCAGAGCTGGCTTTATCAGTGTCCAGTTCATATACCAGCAATCGGTTAGCAGGCGTAGCACTCGATCCTTCACTTCATTGCGTACCACCCTGAGCATGGCCACGGCAATTTTCAGTTTGCTGGTGTTACCTGAAGCTGGTGTCGGAAATGAGATCACCGGTATGGCGGTAAATACTTCATCTGCAGCCCGCTCAAATATGATGGCCAGGGAAACCCAACACTGCCCCCAGATGTACGTCGGCCGATTGCGTTTCTTGCTGTGTTGATGATGTGTACGACAAGCAGGGGCTTTGTCGGAAAACCGTTCGATTACCCAGTCATCAAGCCCCAGGACCACAGGTTGATTCTCAGGAGCTTTGGAGCAGACCAGACGGATCAAGTGGCGTGCCAAGTTCTTCCATTGCCACTTGCCCTGAGATAGCCAGTGGTGGTAGCTGCTCCACACACAATGAAAATCAATTGTTAACAACGCCTGTGTAACAAAGCCGTCGGCTGAAAGCATGCAACCGAACAGCAGTTCGCAGAACGTTGGTACTGCAGTTGATGATAGCGCTCCAGCAAGAAAGGTTGTATATGAAGCGAGCTCCCTGAGGATTACTTGATGATCTGAAGTGAGCATGGCAACCATCTCGAATTTCGTCATTGGGGATGGTTGCTTTTAGCAGATTATGCGCCGGAACTATTGTGCTCTTAAAACTCTAAAGTCGAGTTCAATATCGAGACTTCACAGAAAATACACCCTTACTGAGTAAGCATTACTCTATTCAGACAAACGCCCCTGCCAAGCGGCGGCAAGAGGGTGTTCTCTCTGAATAATTGAAAGGGTGAAAGTCTCATATTGATGAGTACTAACGTTCAAGATCACCCTTCCCTGATGAAAATGGAATCACATTATCACTGACCATATTTACCTTGGCCCGGTACGTTACCGACAGCAGCATCCAGCCACAGTCGAACCAACCACTTTGAATTAGTGACCTGAGTGTCAGAATGCCTTGCCCCCCGGGACACCGCCAACGCATTCCCGAACACTTCATTCGCTGTGTAACCAGCGTTTTACAGGACGCCTCAATGACCCCTGAGCCTATGGGCAGGTTGCGCGACAGGTGTTCTGCATAATTCATCCGTAACCGGTTTTTTCTGAAGTACTTTAACTCTGTCTTTAATTTCGATCGGCGGGGATGCTTGCTATGCTGGTAAGCCAGTGCCTTGATTATTTTTTCAACCCCACCCGGCTCCTCCTTCAGGATATGTCGGTAGGTGCTGAATTTCTCTTTGGACTTCGCGCTATTTTCACCGTAAGCCAGGTCAAATGCCTTCTTCAGGTGTTCTGCCGCATGGTAATAATCAACAATTTCTTCTCCCTCCGGTAGCTCTTTGGTGAAGTATGTCCAATTGTCCCGGGCTCCATCTGCCACTTTGACCAGAGTCAGATTTGGCTTTTGCTGAAGCACCTTATCCAGAAGGTTTGAAAGGGATTTTTTCAATGTCGCTTTCTTGCTTTCAGGCATTCGTCCCATCCTGATCGTAGAGAGGCGATCTCCCTGGTCATCGTAAAACGACAGTGTTCCACAACTGGCCTCCTGACAACCTGCTGGCCCTCGGGTACGTTTGCCATCAGCAACACTCTTTTCACGTTTCTCCTGACGCTTGCCGTCTTTCATTGGTAGCATCACACCGTCAAGGGAAGCAGCTACCGTCACCGCGTCAGGCGGTACTGTGAGATTCTCCGCGAGAAGGGTCTCGAAAGGGTCAAGGTGCTGCTCCCATTGTTCGTTGAGTTTTTTGGGAAGACGTGCCAGAGAGCTGGTTGAGGGTGACATATTCCCCATTAGATCGAGTAAGCTTTTTACGTCCGCGGGCGGCAACTGGGCAACCATCCATGCTGCTTGCTTCGCAGCCTTTGGTAACCAGTAGCCTTCTACAACGCCAGCCTTGAGCTCTAAAGGGACAATGCACTTATCCCCGGCATTGCGGTAGAGGCTGCGCAATACCCGGACAGGTCCTGCTGCTGACTGGTAGGTTTGATAGCTGCGTAATGCCTGGTGATACACGACCCCATTCACTTCGATAGAAGCTTTATTGATGTCTAATTTTTGCAGTTCTTCTGCCAGTATTTCTCGCTCCGCCTGAATAAAGAGGGAGTGAATCTCGTTTTCATGATCCTCAAAATGCTGGATTGGATTATTGGACTGACGAAGTAGGGTCAGTTTTTGCTGCAGTTGGTCAATAGCAGGACAGGAATCATTGGCGACTTTGGTTAGTGGCTGACATACTTCCATCGGAGCGGCCTCTCACAGTTGACTCTTTGTTTGCTGTTAGAATCATAGCTGTGTTTGGCTGCTCTCCATTCAGTTTGAAAAATTTGGTGTTACGTCTGTTTGCTGTAGCTCAAGGCCTGTGGGTGTGATCAATATGAGACTTTCACCCATTGTTATCTGCTTCCTATTGATGGCACTGGTCTCTTTTATTCGGGAACCTGCCGCTGTGATGACTGCTGCATTAAAAATGAGGGCAAAAAAAACGAGGCTCTTTTCCAATTCCAGACTGCTATGTAACCAGCAAGTTGACTAAGGGCTGAAGAAGACTTTTGCCTCTTCGGCCAATATTATGCAAAAACTCAAAAAAGCCAAGGTAAAGGGGTAAAGCCTCTTGGGATATTCCCCTGTGAGGCCTTAGCCACGAGCGTAGAAGTGACCAAAACCCCTCCATAGTATTAACATGCACCTCGTAAATACCGTCTTTGTCATCATCACGAGCATACTCACCTTTGCCGTGACAGACCGTTTTATGTCTGAAGCCCCAGCTTTCAAGGTCATCATAGATGTTGTATTCATCGGTATAAATCTGGCTCTGTGGGGCTACGTGTT is a window encoding:
- the pelF gene encoding GT4 family glycosyltransferase PelF; the protein is MSYLNYFWTVRSMHAPLFTLAKAAAKAPHCQVIHSLSTGYAGFLATLIKQQRPQVYLLLSEHGIYTKERKIELAQAQWIEDRTIPSYTGLDHSTGYIRNLWVHFFEFLGKATYDAADHITCLYGGNRQRQIAEGAPAEKITIIPNGIAEGRFQDALRRRPHVIPHVIGLAGRIVPIKDVKTFIRAIDIARHSTPDVEGWIIGPLEEDPDYVQECVNLVTQLQLGHHIRFCGFQSLPDIFHQLGVLVLTSISEALPLVVLEGFAAGIPSVCTDVGGCRELVLGGSHPEDQAIGAAGDIVGIADPRAVADACTRLLTDSERWYTAQAAALARVHRWYTDGQMFARYHELYQQGMERHAVQALSVPASACQERC
- a CDS encoding IS1595 family transposase: MINMLSNVKKATIEPFIKKHVAPQSQIYTDEYNIYDDLESWGFRHKTVCHGKGEYARDDDKDGIYEVHVNTMEGFWSLLRSWLRPHRGISQEALPLYLGFFEFLHNIGRRGKSLLQPLVNLLVT
- a CDS encoding transposase, producing MKNDLIELYSDYLLSSSGKTTATGVSELLDNVYSHDQFTRLLSNNEFTSRDLWLYVKPVVRQVECSDGVLIFDDTIQEKQFSKENALNTWHFDHTKNRTVKGINLLNAHYHAGDASIPVAYKLIEKTILYTDLKTKKVRRYAEQTKNEMMREMLMICCHNQLMFRYVLADSWFCSNDNMMFIRHDCNKHFLMAMKSNRKVSLSLDDKLQGRSQRIDTVDFSEDKPVQGWIAGVDFPVLLYRQVFKNKDGSTGILYLVCSDLDCDAETLKAIYEKRWKVEVFHKTLKSNASMAKSPAHTVRTQSNHIFLSIYSAFRLEVLSLKVNLNHFQLRAKIYMAGLKASLGQLRELLAA
- a CDS encoding transposase, whose product is MKNDLIELYSDYLLSSSGKTTATGVSELLDNVYSHDQFTRLLSNNEFTSRDLWLYVKPVVRQVECSDGVLIFDDTIQEKQFSKENALNTWHFDHTKNRTVKGINLLNAHYHAGDASIPVAYKLIEKTILYTDLKTKKVRRYAEQTKNEMMREMLMICCHNQLMFRYVLADSWFCSNDNMMFIRHDCNKHFLMAMKSNRKVSLSLDDKLQGRSQRIDTVDFSEDKPVQGWIAGVDFPVLLYRQVFKNKDGSTGILYLVCSDLDCDAETLKAIYEKRWKVEVFHKTLKSNASMAKSPAHTVRTQSNHIFLSIYSAFRLEVLSLKVNLNHFQLRTKSIWQG
- the pelF gene encoding GT4 family glycosyltransferase PelF: MLPLNQQTVDVLFLLEGTYPFVRGGVSSWIHEMIKASPEIRFGIMFIGGSPEQNTVQYYQLPDNVVYFTTWFLSQSAGQNPDRVATADPDTFEGVEAFHHQLKAWHPADGSPDIMPWVCQALSTGDHLNHGSFLHSHHAMNMVNELYREYSTEASYLTEVTQLTALSAAPTKLSALPYRFCSELKVIQIYFQ
- a CDS encoding transposase produces the protein MTKFEMVAMLTSDHQVILRELASYTTFLAGALSSTAVPTFCELLFGCMLSADGFVTQALLTIDFHCVWSSYHHWLSQGKWQWKNLARHLIRLVCSKAPENQPVVLGLDDWVIERFSDKAPACRTHHQHSKKRNRPTYIWGQCWVSLAIIFERAADEVFTAIPVISFPTPASGNTSKLKIAVAMLRVVRNEVKDRVLRLLTDCWYMNWTLIKPALEMNIEVVGQIPSNRALYALPPAPTVKKRGRPKKYGIKMTTEQVKKLPEEKATVWMYGKFRKIRYRTLICRARFLKGREVRVVWSRFENDKGLTESRIFISTNPELEGLEVLRAYSRRWPVEPMFHQLKHAFGCCHLWQQKLRTLLRWMHLKMAGYALLQLLTVCKNQACLNISRIPWRSPDTTTAGMMKIALSGIIPRFSIRKGWNRYKQKYEFNFRDLIDQLIPDNSEAA
- the pelG gene encoding exopolysaccharide Pel transporter PelG, with protein sequence MWADKIIFWLTPQTSSAVAGLLRSSVIYDLPMFLAYLTMIPGMAVFFIRFETDFARSYHDYFGAILGHQPLDTLYQYKREMIAAVARGLYAIVKVQSVAIVVLFLWSQDILVFLGISPHYQALLEVNMISVGLQVVLMAIMSVFFYLDKRRDALNLAIVFLVTNIVGTQITIWLDPSTYGYGLLFSTAITTLIGLARLNQILIHLQFETFMQRA
- a CDS encoding GAF domain-containing protein, encoding MNLSGYLRSKFIPSQSKVALGETLALSLIGYGLVIWHSMSLPVDSPPGFPWWLLVPLLAGLRYGVVYALVPVLLQAVILPLLPLAVPFYQTLPDNWLPGMLVLAVVSGEFREIWGRRLGQHRAIRDYCQQQLQTFVHDYNLLQYAHGELEKSASLAEPSLLTKMAAVKHRLVIQSSDQPMVAIAEEIMAVLSEYGHIGEGCLLYVNDSGQCTETVLAYCGQRGPFFADDPLIQQGLKKRQPIMVDLIAFSNSDPEHMDLQHSRALMAIPMVASDGRIPAVLAIYQTDPDNLSASYLSFISLIAGYLADALLPVTDEALTMAEFPLLVADDPAHRRFLVQLQYCCRFARVHN
- the pelG gene encoding exopolysaccharide Pel transporter PelG — protein: MAGIGFTLQRMLDRGSYTATAQAYSYAGLISSGPWVLSILSILVVGLISQDNHLLSAHLTYYLVTVTYMMCGSLILTGGVQLLFTRFVSDRMYEKRHSVITGNLMGLLMLITLVSGVLGTLLTPVLFFDRDTFFRVLVTACFVVLCNFWIVLVFLSALKSYNRIVMTMGAGYVGIVLLSLLLNRLGGHGLLLAFFTGKCFMLLAFLLDIARHFSTDRLQSFEFLTPAKVHSSLLLTGTIYSLALC